The Gloeobacter violaceus PCC 7421 DNA window GGAATTTTGCGCCCCAGTCAAACTACGTCTGCTGCACGGTAGATGCCGTCCTGCCGCCGGTTGTCTAGGATTGTGGACGGGGCGTTCCCTGCGCTCCAGGCCATTCGCAGGCGGGTGGACCATGGTGGAAGCCGCGGTATTGTTTCAGCCTCCGGGCTTCGTCCGCAAGAGCGCCTTCAGCTCCAGCGGCCGGATCAACTATTACGAGTCCTGTCCCGCAGCCAACCCCACCGCGAAGACGATGGTGTTCCTGCACGGCTTCGGGGGTGGGTCTTCTTCTTATGAATGGTCGAAGGTGTACCCGGCCTTTGCGGCCGACTACCGGGTGCTCGCCCCGGATTTGCCCGGTTGGGGCTTCTCCGAGCATCGCGACTCCGAGTACGGCAAAGAAGATTACCTGAGGGCGATTGGCGAATTTCTAGCCGACGTGGCGAGCGGCCGGGCGATTGTGATCGCCTCGAGTGTGGTTGCAGCTTTGACCTTGCGGCTTTCGACCGAACAGCCCGAGTACTTCGAGGCGATCGTCGCCATGAATCCGTCGGGACTTTCGGACTTCGGCAAGCCTTACGACGGCAGCTTCTTTGGTTTCGTGGGCAACCTGCCGGGGATCAACCAGTTTGTCTACTCGCAACTGATCACCACCACCGGCGGGATCCGCGATTTTTTGCGCCGCTCGCTGTTTGTGCGCGAAAACCGGATCAGCGAAGAGATCGTGGATGCCTACCACGCCTCGGCCTCGGAACCGAACGGCCAGTACGCCGCCTACTCGTTTCTCAAGGGCAACTTCAGCTTCGACCTGGCCGAATGGATGCCGCGGCTGACGGTGCCGGTGGCCATCCTCTGGGGTGCCCAATCGAAGTACGCCTCTCCCGATACGGGTGAGCGCCTCGCCGCCTTGAGCAACCAAGTCCGCTTTTTTAAAGCGATCGAAGACGTGGGCCTCACACCTCAACTGGAACTGCCGGCCACCACAGCATCCGCTATCCGCGAAGCCCTCGCCACCCTTGCCGCCGCCGCCTGAGCAACGGTTTTCCCTGGCACCTGGTGTTGCACGACAATCTGTGGGGCGAGAGGTGGAACCCCCTTCGGGTTCCCCTCTCGCGCTCTCCTCCTCCCCGCGTCGAGGGGCGTGCCACCCCCCCGACACCCCCCCGGACTTAGCGGCATGGTGGGCGGGAGAGTCGGTGGGTGGGATCGGTTTATTCTTCCAGGGCCTGCACGACGCGTGTCGACTGCGGCGATGGGGCTGGCTGGCCGTTGGGCTGCAGAAGTGTTGAGAAGTGAGGCGGTGAGGGCAAAGGCTATGGGAAACCTGATGGTCAACGGTTTCCCCCTAGCGCCTGATATATATCAATACTGCAATCTCCGCACCAGCAGCGAAAAGACTACCACGCCAAAAGCGGCGACGGCGAGGATGGCATAGTACAGCAGAAAGTACGCGCAGAGGGGCGCCCCCTCGAACGGGAGGCCCGACCAGAACAGATCGATCATGGTGATGCTCGCTGGTAAATGTGGCGATTACGGCTCTCTTGGCTGCCTTTGTCCGCAATTTACGGCTTGCAAATTCAGCAAATGCGGCCCGTTGTTCCACTTTCGCGGGCGGCACAGCTCGAAATAGCACTAAAATGGTCTTGTATGACGGCAGGTAACAGCCCATGATCCGCATCACCCGGCAGTCAGACTACGGCATCGTGCTGGTAAGCCATCTGGCGGCGCATCCTGAGCGCAGCTTCGGGGCGCCCGAGTTGGCGGCCCAGGTCAACCTGCCGCTGCCCATTGTGCGCAAGATCCTCAAGCTGCTGGCGCGTGAAGGGTTGTTAGTCTCGCAGCGCGGCGTCAAGGGCGGCTACTGCCTGGCGTTGCCGCCGGCGGTGATCTCGGTGGCCGATGTGGTCACGGCCCTCGAAGGGCCGATAGCACTCACCGAGTGCATCGAAGATGCGCCGGGGGGCGGTTGCGCCCACGAGGCGGTCTGCCCCCTGATGCCCAAGTGGCAGCGCATCAACGCCGTTATCCAGCAAGCCCTCTCAGGCATCAGTCTCAGCGAACTGATTGCTCCCTGGCCTCAGGAACTACCCGTCCTGTCCCACGCCGCACGCCCGGTGCCGGCGGCTGTCCAGACACCCCTACGCTGATCTTACGGAGCGACCATGACCACTTCGACCCAGACGATTGAACAACTGGCGGGCAAGGAGTACCAGTACGGATTTGTCACCGACATCGAGCAGGAAACCGTCCCGCCCGGATTGTCGGAGGAGGTGATCCGGCTGATTTCTGCTAAGAAGCAGGAGCCTGAGTTCATGCTCGAATGGCGGCTGAAGGCTTACCGCCACTGGCTTTCGATGACGACACCCGAGTGGGCCAACGTGCACTACCCGCCGATTGATTATCAAAATATCGTCTACTACGCCGCCCTCAAGCCCAAAACCGACGGTCCCAAGAGTCTGGACGAGGTGGACCCGGAGCTGTTGCGCACCTACGAAAAGCTGGGTATTCCTTTGCAGGAGCGCGCGGCCCTGGCCGGGGTGGCGGTCGACGCGGTTTTCGACAGCGTCTCGGTGGCCACAACCTTCAAAGACAAGCTCGGGGCGATGGGCATTATCTTCTGCTCGTTTTCTGAGGCGGTGCGCGAGCATCCCGAACTGGTGCGCAAGTACCTCGGATCGGTGGTGCCGACCGGCGACAATTTCTACGCCGCGCTCAACTCGGCAGTCTTCACCGACGGCTCGTTCGTCTACGTGCCCAAGGGGGTGCGCTGCCCGATGGAGTTGTCTACTTATTTTCGCATCAACGCCAAGAACACCGGCCAGTTCGAGCGCACGCTGATCATCGCCGACGCGGGCAGCTACGTGAGCTATCTCGAAGGCTGCACCGCCCCGATGCGCGACGAAAATCAGCTGCACGCGGCGGTGGTGGAGTTGATTGCCCACGACGATGCCACCATCAAGTACTCGACCGTCCAGAACTGGTACCCGGGCGACAAAGAGGGCAAAGGCGGCATCTACAACTTCGTTACCAAGCGGGGCCGCTGCGAGGGCCGCAACTCCAAGATTTCCTGGACGCAGGTGGAGACGGGTTCGGCCATCACCTGGAAGTACCCGAGCTGCATCCTCAAGGGCGACAACTCCGTGGGCGAGTTCTATTCGGTGGCGCTCACCAACAACTACCAGCAGGCCGATACCGGCACTAAGATGATCCACATCGGCAAGAACACCAAAAGCACGATCGTCTCCAAGGGCATCTCGGCGGGCCACGGCCAGAACACCTACCGCGGGGCGGTGAAGATCTTGAGCGGTGCCGATGGGGCGCGTAACTACTCGCAGTGCGACTCGCTGTTGATTGGCGAAGATTGTGGGGCGCACACGTTTCCGTATATCGACGTGCAGAACCCGACGGCGCGCATGGAGCACGAGGCGTCCACCTCCAAAATCGGCGAGGACCAGATTTTCTACTGCAACCAGCGGGGCATCGCCACCGAGGATGCCGTGTCGATGATCGTCAACGGCTTCTGCAAAGAAGTGTTCCGCGAGTTGCCGATGGAATTTGCGGTCGAAGCCCAGAAGCTGCTCGAAGTCAGCCTCGAAGGCAGCGTCGGCTAAATGGAGAACCACCCTATGCTCGAAATTACCAACCTGCAGGCGCGGGTCGAAGGCAAAGCGATCCTCAAAGGAATAGATCTGACCGTCCGCCCCGGCGAGGTGCACGCCATTATGGGTCCGAACGGCTCGGGCAAGAGTACCCTGGCCGGGGTGCTCGCCGGGCGCGAGGAGTACGAGGTGACCGGCGGCGCGGTGCGCTATCTGGACCAGGATTTGCTCGAACTCGCCCCGGAGGAGCGCGCCCGCGCGGGACTTTTGCTGGCCTTTCAGTACCCGGTGGAGATTCCTGGCGTGAGCAACGTCTATTTTCTAAAGGCGGCGCTCAACGCGCTGCGCAAACATCGGGGCGAAGGCGAACTGGACGCGGTCGAATTTTTGGCCCTGGTGCGGGGGAAGCTCAAGACCGTGCAGATGGCCGAGAGCTTTTTGCGCCGCTCGGTCAACGAGGGCTTCTCCGGGGGCGAGAAAAAGCGCAACGAAATTCTGCAGATGGCGCTGTTGGAACCGTGCCTCGCCATTCTTGACGAGACCGATTCGGGCCTCGATATCGACGCGCTCAAAATCGTGGCGGATGGTGTGAATGGCCTGCGCTCGCCCGAGCGCTCCTTTCTGGTCATCACCCACTACCAGAGGCTGCTCGATTACATCGTGCCCGACTTCGTGCACGTGCTGATGAACGGCCGCATCGTGCGCTCGGGTGGGCGTGAACTGGCCCTCGAACTCGAAGAAAAAGGCTACGGCTGGCTCGAAGCGGAGGTGACCGTCGGTGCCTAGGGAGTCTGCCATGCCCGCTGCAATCGAAAAAAACGTGTTCGTTCCCGACTTCGAGCCTTTTATTGCCGCTCGCCCGGGCGAGGCTGAAGCGGTGCTTGCCTCGCGGCGCGCGGCGATGGGACGCTTTGTACAGCTCGGAGTACCCCATCGGCGCCTGGAGAACTGGCGGCACACCGATCTTTCGGCCCTCACGAAAAACCGGTTTACCCTCGCAGCCGAACCGGTTTCCATCGATCCGGTTCAGTTGGTTCCCTACACTTTTTCCGGTGCGCGCGAACTGGTATTTGTGGACGGACTTTTCAGCGCGGAACTGTCAAACCCCGGCAAAGCGCAGTCTGGTCTGCTTCTGGGCAGTTATGCCGAGTGTCTGCCAGAGGATGCGCTGCGGTGGGCGGTTGCTCCCGAGGCCGCCGAAGCGCTCGAAGCGCTCAACGGGGCCTACTGGCAGGACGGGGCGTGCGTGGATCTGGCGGCCGATGCCCGCGTCGAAGAACCGATTCACCTGCTGTTCATCGCCACCGGGGCCGATTTGCCCCTCGCCCAGTTTGTGCGCAACCGGATCACAGCCGGGCCGGGCAGCCGGGCCACGATTATCGAGACCTACGCAAGCCTCGGGGCGGGTGTGCATTTCACCTGCCCCGTCGGCGCTGTCGATGTGGGAGCCGACGCCGACCTCGACCACTACCGCCTCGGGCAGGAGAACGCCGCCGCCTTTCACCTGGCGACCTCGCGGGTGCGCCTTGGGCGCGACGCCCGCTTCAAGTCTCTCGCGTTCGTGGCCGGTGGCGGCCTGGTGCGCCATGACTTGTTTGCCGAACTGGCCGGTCCCGGCAGCGAAGCGACCCTGCACGGACTCTATCTGGCAGGCGGCACCCGGCACGTCGATCATCATCTCTGGGTGCGCCACAGTGCCCCCCACGCGGCAAGCCGCCAGATCTACAAGGGTATCCTCGCCGGCCGGGCGCGCGCCGTCTTTAACGGCAACGTCTTTGTTGCCTCCGAAGCGGCCAAGACCGACGCAAAGCAGACCAACCGCAACCTGTTGCTCTCGGACGCAGCGCTGGTGCACTCCAACCCCCAACTGGAGATCTACGCAGGGGATGTGCGCTGCACCCACGGCTCCACCGTGGGACAACTCGATGAAGAAGCACTCTTCTACCTGCGCTCGCGCGGCCTGGATGAGGCGCAAGCCAAAAATCTGCTGACCCGCGCCTTTGCAGGCGACCTGTTCGAAGATATCCGGCTTGCCGCCCTGCGCGACCGGCTGGAGACCCTTTTGTACACCTGGCTCTCCTTTGAGGCCGGAATTGCCGGAACGCAACCATGACCTTCACCGCCCAAGCTCACCGGACCCTGACTCCCGCCGCCGTCGAACGCCTGCGCGCCGATTTTCCGATTTTGCGCCAGACCGTCTACGGCAAGCCGCTGGTTTACCTGGACAACGCCGCCACCACCCAGAAGCCCCAGGCGGTGCTCGACGCCATCGCCGCACTCTACACCGGCTATTACTCGAACATCCACCGCGGCGTGCACCACCTCAGTCAGCTTTCTACCGAAGCCCACGAACAGGCCCGCATCAAGGTGCAGCAATTTATAAACGCCCAGAGCGATCGCGAGATCGTCTTCGTGCGCGGCTGCACCGAGGGGATCAACCTGGTGGCCCAGACGTTTGGCCGCGAGCGCGTCGGTCCGGGCGACGAGATTGTCATTTCCGCCATGGAGCACCACTCCAACATCGTTCCCTGGCAGATGCTCTGCCAGGAAAAAGGAGCGATCCTCAAAGTGGCGCCCATCGACGATCGCGGCGAAATCATCCTTGAAGCCTTCGAGCAACTCCTGGGCGAGCGCACGAAGCTGGTGGCGGTGGTGCACCTGTCGAACGCTCTGGGTACGATTAACCCGGTGGCGCGCTTGATTGAACTGGCCCACACCCGCGGCATTCCGGTGCTGGTGGACGGCGCCCAGGCGGTGTCCCATATTGCCGTGGACGTGCAGGCGCTCGACTGCGACTTTTACGTTTTCTCGGGCCACAAGCTCTACGCGCCTACCGGCATCGGCGTGCTCTACGGCAAGGCGGAACTGCTGGAGGCGATGTCCCCCTGGCAGGGCGGCGGAGACATGATCCGCTCGGTCAGCTTCGAGAAGACGATCTACAGCGACTTGCCCTACAAATTCGAAGCGGGTACCCCGGACATCGCCGGGGCCATCGCCCTGGGTGTTGCCGTCGACTATGTGCAGCACATCGGCCTGGAGGCGATTGCAGGCTACGAGCAGGAACTGCTCGATTACGCCACCGAAGCGCTCAGCGCCATCGACGGCGTCAAGCTCATCGGTACCGCCCGCGATAAGGCGAGCGTGCTTTCTTTTGTGCTGGCCGGGGTCCATCCCCACGACATCGGCACGATTCTCGACCGCAAAGGCATCGCCGTACGGGCGGGCCACCACTGCGCCCAGCCGGTGATGCAGCGCTTCAAGGTGCCGGCCACCGCCCGCGCCTCGTTCGCCTTTTACAACACCCGCGCCGAGGTCGATGCGCTGGTGGCGGCAATCCAACAAGTGCAGGAGATGTTTAGCTGATGTTCTCGGATCTGCGCGATCTCTATCAAGAAGTGATCCTCGACCACTACAAGCGTCCGCGCAATTTCGGATTGCTGGAGGCGGCCAACCGCGAGGCGGAAGGCCACAATCCGCTCTGCGGCGACCAGGTGACCATTTATCTGCAGGTCGAAGACGGCATCGTCAAAGACATCCGCTTTCAGGGAGCCGGCTGCGCCATTTCGACCGCCTCCGCCTCGTTGATGACCGACGCGCTCAAGGGCAAGTCCGTGCAGGAAGTCGACACCCTGTTCGAGCGCTTCCACCGGCTGGTGACCGACAGCAGTGCCGAGGCCGGCCCGGAGTTGGGAAAACTCGCGATCCTAGCGGGGGTGCGCGAGTACCCCGTGCGCGTCAAGTGCGCCACCCTTGCCTGGCATACCCTACAGGCCGCCCTGCGCGGAAGCGGCGCGGTGACGACGGAGTAACCACCATGAACAAAGACAGTGAACTGCAATCGCAGGTGGTCGAAGCCCTCAAGGGGGTCTACGACCCGGAAATTCCGATCAACATCTACGACCTGGGCCTGGTCTACGACGTGAGCGTGGCCGCGGGCCACGTCGCGGTCCAGATGACCCTCACCGCTCCGAGTTGCCCGGTGGCGGGCTCGCTGCCCGGCGAAGTCGAAATGAAAATCCGCGAACTGCCGGGGGTGGTCTCTGCCCAGGTCGAACTGGTCTGGGAACCGGCCTGGACCATCGAACGCATGCCCGAGGAAGCCAAACTCCAACTAGGCCTTTTTTAACCCGGCCCGGCCATACGGCCAGTAAGACCGAACCCCCGGCTGGACGCTCGTCCAGCCGGGGGTTGGGTGTATTGCAGCAGAGATACAGGACTGACGTTGTAGCGGTATGGAAGGGGGGTATTCATCTGCGCAATGTGGTCCGGAAAGAGCGCCACTGCGAGCGCTATCGGGGATCCCCTGGCAGTGCCCTGAGCCAGGGCACTGCACTGATTCAACACACCCAAGCTGACTCTAGCCACGGTCAGCACCTGCGTCCTCAAGAGCGGGCCGGAGCGATAAGTCTGTTGTAAGGTTAACCAGCCAACGTCAGTAGAACGTCAAAACAGCGTGAAAGTCGCGTGAAACTACCGACCATTTGTCAGCGGGTTGACGTATCGTTGGAGCGACTATCCTCACTACACTACGAGCGGAAAATCTTGACACGGCTGGCGATCTCACTGCTCGGTCCGTTTGAAGCGACGCTGGATGGGCGGCTGTTGCCGCATTTTGCCTACGAGAAAGTGCGTCTTTTATTGGCATATCTGGTCGTCGAGGCGCGCTACGTCCACCACCGCGACACCCTCGCGGCATTGCTCTGGCCGGATCAATCAAGTGCCGTCGCCCGCGGTAATCTGCGCAAGGCCCTGCTGTCGCTGCGCCAGGTGTTGGGGGATCATCTGGCCCAGGTGCCGTTTTTGATCGCTACCCGCAACACCATCCAGTTCAACCGGGCCGGTGATTTCACCCTGGATATTACGGCGTTTATCGCACAGCTCGACGCTTATGCTCAACGACAGCCCAACGACGACTCTGCGGTCACCGGTCGTGTGTTGCTTTTGGAGCAGGCCGTCGCCCTCTACCGCGGTCCTTTTCTGGGCGAGGCGAATCTGCCGGGCTGTGAAGCGTTCGAAGACTGGGCCGTTCCGATTCGGGAACAGTTGCACTTGCAGGCGTTGGCGGCCTGCGCGGCGATCACCGCCTACTACGAACAACAGCGCTGCTGGGAACAGGTGCAGCGTTACGCCTGGCGGCAACTCACCCTCGAACCGTGGAACGAAAATGCCCACTGCGCATTGATGCGGGCCCTGGCCTATAGCGGGCAGCGTGGAGCAGCACTGCAACAATATGAGCGCTGCCGCAAGGTACTCGCCGAGGCGCTCGGCGTCTTGGAGGCGGAGCCTGCCACGACGGCGCTGTACGAACAGATCCGCAGCGGCGCCCT harbors:
- a CDS encoding alpha/beta fold hydrolase, with product MVEAAVLFQPPGFVRKSAFSSSGRINYYESCPAANPTAKTMVFLHGFGGGSSSYEWSKVYPAFAADYRVLAPDLPGWGFSEHRDSEYGKEDYLRAIGEFLADVASGRAIVIASSVVAALTLRLSTEQPEYFEAIVAMNPSGLSDFGKPYDGSFFGFVGNLPGINQFVYSQLITTTGGIRDFLRRSLFVRENRISEEIVDAYHASASEPNGQYAAYSFLKGNFSFDLAEWMPRLTVPVAILWGAQSKYASPDTGERLAALSNQVRFFKAIEDVGLTPQLELPATTASAIREALATLAAAA
- a CDS encoding SUF system Fe-S cluster assembly regulator; this encodes MIRITRQSDYGIVLVSHLAAHPERSFGAPELAAQVNLPLPIVRKILKLLAREGLLVSQRGVKGGYCLALPPAVISVADVVTALEGPIALTECIEDAPGGGCAHEAVCPLMPKWQRINAVIQQALSGISLSELIAPWPQELPVLSHAARPVPAAVQTPLR
- the sufB gene encoding Fe-S cluster assembly protein SufB, with amino-acid sequence MTTSTQTIEQLAGKEYQYGFVTDIEQETVPPGLSEEVIRLISAKKQEPEFMLEWRLKAYRHWLSMTTPEWANVHYPPIDYQNIVYYAALKPKTDGPKSLDEVDPELLRTYEKLGIPLQERAALAGVAVDAVFDSVSVATTFKDKLGAMGIIFCSFSEAVREHPELVRKYLGSVVPTGDNFYAALNSAVFTDGSFVYVPKGVRCPMELSTYFRINAKNTGQFERTLIIADAGSYVSYLEGCTAPMRDENQLHAAVVELIAHDDATIKYSTVQNWYPGDKEGKGGIYNFVTKRGRCEGRNSKISWTQVETGSAITWKYPSCILKGDNSVGEFYSVALTNNYQQADTGTKMIHIGKNTKSTIVSKGISAGHGQNTYRGAVKILSGADGARNYSQCDSLLIGEDCGAHTFPYIDVQNPTARMEHEASTSKIGEDQIFYCNQRGIATEDAVSMIVNGFCKEVFRELPMEFAVEAQKLLEVSLEGSVG
- the sufC gene encoding Fe-S cluster assembly ATPase SufC encodes the protein MLEITNLQARVEGKAILKGIDLTVRPGEVHAIMGPNGSGKSTLAGVLAGREEYEVTGGAVRYLDQDLLELAPEERARAGLLLAFQYPVEIPGVSNVYFLKAALNALRKHRGEGELDAVEFLALVRGKLKTVQMAESFLRRSVNEGFSGGEKKRNEILQMALLEPCLAILDETDSGLDIDALKIVADGVNGLRSPERSFLVITHYQRLLDYIVPDFVHVLMNGRIVRSGGRELALELEEKGYGWLEAEVTVGA
- the sufD gene encoding Fe-S cluster assembly protein SufD is translated as MPAAIEKNVFVPDFEPFIAARPGEAEAVLASRRAAMGRFVQLGVPHRRLENWRHTDLSALTKNRFTLAAEPVSIDPVQLVPYTFSGARELVFVDGLFSAELSNPGKAQSGLLLGSYAECLPEDALRWAVAPEAAEALEALNGAYWQDGACVDLAADARVEEPIHLLFIATGADLPLAQFVRNRITAGPGSRATIIETYASLGAGVHFTCPVGAVDVGADADLDHYRLGQENAAAFHLATSRVRLGRDARFKSLAFVAGGGLVRHDLFAELAGPGSEATLHGLYLAGGTRHVDHHLWVRHSAPHAASRQIYKGILAGRARAVFNGNVFVASEAAKTDAKQTNRNLLLSDAALVHSNPQLEIYAGDVRCTHGSTVGQLDEEALFYLRSRGLDEAQAKNLLTRAFAGDLFEDIRLAALRDRLETLLYTWLSFEAGIAGTQP
- a CDS encoding cysteine desulfurase, which codes for MTFTAQAHRTLTPAAVERLRADFPILRQTVYGKPLVYLDNAATTQKPQAVLDAIAALYTGYYSNIHRGVHHLSQLSTEAHEQARIKVQQFINAQSDREIVFVRGCTEGINLVAQTFGRERVGPGDEIVISAMEHHSNIVPWQMLCQEKGAILKVAPIDDRGEIILEAFEQLLGERTKLVAVVHLSNALGTINPVARLIELAHTRGIPVLVDGAQAVSHIAVDVQALDCDFYVFSGHKLYAPTGIGVLYGKAELLEAMSPWQGGGDMIRSVSFEKTIYSDLPYKFEAGTPDIAGAIALGVAVDYVQHIGLEAIAGYEQELLDYATEALSAIDGVKLIGTARDKASVLSFVLAGVHPHDIGTILDRKGIAVRAGHHCAQPVMQRFKVPATARASFAFYNTRAEVDALVAAIQQVQEMFS
- the sufU gene encoding Fe-S cluster assembly sulfur transfer protein SufU, producing the protein MFSDLRDLYQEVILDHYKRPRNFGLLEAANREAEGHNPLCGDQVTIYLQVEDGIVKDIRFQGAGCAISTASASLMTDALKGKSVQEVDTLFERFHRLVTDSSAEAGPELGKLAILAGVREYPVRVKCATLAWHTLQAALRGSGAVTTE
- a CDS encoding SUF system Fe-S cluster assembly protein, with the translated sequence MNKDSELQSQVVEALKGVYDPEIPINIYDLGLVYDVSVAAGHVAVQMTLTAPSCPVAGSLPGEVEMKIRELPGVVSAQVELVWEPAWTIERMPEEAKLQLGLF